A region of Nostoc sp. 'Peltigera membranacea cyanobiont' N6 DNA encodes the following proteins:
- a CDS encoding DUF4126 domain-containing protein, with protein MIEILATLSASAAAGMRIGIPLLIIGLLQGSDLWSQVPILSHISPPILLGCLTFWSLFELFASKKLWGQRLLQLVQLFMSPIVGAIMGLAVANATATPNWLIACIGGSLALVLQLVQVGWFYRLRGLPLWAVFLQDTLCIALVLFAFDAPWQGGLIALILLWFAVRSAKQWYDWYH; from the coding sequence ATGATTGAAATCCTAGCCACACTTTCTGCATCTGCGGCAGCAGGAATGAGAATAGGCATACCTTTGCTGATTATTGGATTATTGCAAGGTAGTGACTTATGGTCACAAGTTCCAATTTTATCTCACATTTCTCCACCAATATTGTTAGGCTGCCTCACCTTTTGGTCTTTATTTGAATTATTCGCCTCAAAAAAACTATGGGGGCAAAGATTGCTACAACTGGTTCAGTTATTCATGTCTCCCATCGTCGGGGCAATTATGGGTTTAGCAGTAGCTAATGCCACAGCAACACCAAACTGGCTGATTGCCTGTATTGGGGGTTCATTAGCTTTAGTACTCCAGCTAGTTCAAGTTGGTTGGTTCTATCGGTTACGTGGCTTACCCTTGTGGGCAGTGTTTCTTCAAGATACCTTGTGTATTGCTCTAGTACTTTTTGCCTTTGATGCTCCGTGGCAAGGAGGATTAATTGCTTTAATACTGCTCTGGTTTGCAGTTCGTAGCGCCAAGCAGTGGTATGACTGGTATCACTAA
- a CDS encoding DUF433 domain-containing protein, whose translation MNSMNELLTRITQIPGQCGGRPCIRGMRIRVSDILEMLAENVTISEILEDFPDLELEDIQACLLFAARRTDFVRLTA comes from the coding sequence ATTAACTCAATGAATGAATTATTGACTCGTATTACGCAAATTCCTGGTCAATGTGGGGGTCGTCCTTGCATTCGAGGGATGAGAATTAGAGTTAGTGACATTTTAGAAATGTTAGCGGAAAATGTCACCATTAGCGAAATTTTAGAAGACTTTCCCGATTTAGAACTAGAAGATATTCAAGCTTGTCTTCTGTTTGCTGCACGACGGACTGATTTTGTGCGGTTGACTGCATGA
- a CDS encoding DUF5615 family PIN-like protein, with the protein MKIWIDAQLPPTLASWVTNSFGIEALSLKDIGFRDAKDIEIFEAARIANVIIMTKDSDFVDLVCRLGIPPQILWLTCGNVTNRNLHQLLTITLPNALEQLRQGEMIVEISNCR; encoded by the coding sequence ATGAAGATTTGGATTGATGCACAGTTACCCCCGACTTTGGCAAGTTGGGTAACAAATAGTTTTGGTATAGAAGCTTTGTCGTTAAAAGATATTGGTTTCCGTGACGCTAAAGATATAGAAATTTTTGAGGCTGCAAGAATCGCCAATGTCATCATTATGACGAAAGATAGTGATTTCGTTGACTTGGTTTGTCGGCTAGGGATACCTCCTCAAATTCTTTGGTTGACTTGTGGAAATGTTACTAATCGTAATTTACATCAACTTCTGACAATTACTTTGCCTAATGCGCTGGAACAATTACGTCAAGGAGAAATGATTGTAGAAATTAGCAATTGTCGGTAA